A single genomic interval of Devosia oryziradicis harbors:
- the trxA gene encoding thioredoxin, with translation MTTHVSDANFGEEVLNSKEPVLVDFWAEWCGPCRAIAPLLDELSTELAGKVKIVKLNVDDNPSTASKYGVRSIPTMILFKGGEAADMKIGAGTPKAGLTKWLEGHAA, from the coding sequence ATGACTACTCACGTTTCCGACGCCAATTTTGGCGAGGAAGTCCTTAACTCCAAAGAGCCCGTCCTCGTGGATTTCTGGGCGGAGTGGTGCGGGCCCTGCCGCGCGATCGCACCCCTGCTCGACGAGTTGAGCACCGAACTGGCCGGCAAGGTCAAGATCGTCAAGCTCAACGTCGATGACAATCCGAGCACGGCCAGCAAGTATGGTGTCCGCTCCATTCCGACCATGATCCTGTTTAAGGGCGGCGAAGCCGCCGACATGAAGATCGGTGCCGGCACCCCCAAGGCGGGCCTCACCAAGTGGCTCGAAGGCCACGCCGCCTGA
- a CDS encoding 6TM ABC transporter family protein, with protein sequence MTIDAPAGVVVTNSAAAGRDQSSYVDWPAIIAGIVLASAISLVLISFGSAVGLNFLDFGYGDSPNPIFVGIAAATWFLWVQISSFMAGGYLTGRLRRRYFDANEDESDLRDGAHGLLVWAGAAILGTVIAVGGIGAAANAVGAAASTATVAASNVAEGAADAVDPNAYFVDTMFRSAQPAADSEVARGEASRIFAQAALGDGTVPEEDRTYLASVVAANTGLAPEEAQARVDQTIANVEAARQQALVAARIARNTAIIGAFLLAASLLVSAIGAYWAAQKGGNHRDENTVFAGVFKRF encoded by the coding sequence ATGACCATTGATGCGCCTGCGGGCGTTGTCGTCACCAATTCAGCCGCCGCCGGTCGTGACCAGTCTTCCTATGTGGATTGGCCTGCGATTATCGCCGGCATCGTCCTGGCTTCAGCCATCAGCCTGGTCCTGATCAGCTTTGGCTCCGCCGTTGGACTCAACTTCCTCGATTTCGGCTATGGCGATTCTCCCAATCCGATCTTTGTCGGCATCGCGGCCGCGACCTGGTTCCTCTGGGTGCAGATTTCGAGCTTCATGGCCGGCGGTTACCTGACCGGTCGCCTGCGTCGCCGCTATTTCGACGCCAATGAAGACGAGAGCGACCTGCGCGACGGGGCCCATGGCCTGCTGGTCTGGGCCGGCGCTGCCATCCTGGGCACCGTGATCGCCGTGGGTGGTATCGGCGCTGCCGCCAATGCGGTCGGCGCGGCGGCCTCCACCGCCACCGTGGCAGCATCCAATGTGGCTGAAGGCGCCGCCGATGCGGTCGATCCCAATGCCTACTTCGTCGATACCATGTTCCGCTCGGCCCAGCCGGCTGCGGACAGCGAAGTGGCGCGCGGCGAAGCCAGCCGCATCTTTGCCCAGGCTGCCCTGGGTGACGGCACGGTACCCGAGGAAGACCGCACCTATCTCGCCAGTGTGGTGGCCGCCAATACCGGCCTTGCTCCGGAAGAGGCCCAGGCGCGTGTCGACCAGACGATTGCGAATGTCGAGGCTGCCCGCCAGCAGGCTCTGGTAGCGGCCCGCATCGCCCGCAACACCGCCATCATCGGCGCATTCCTCCTGGCAGCCTCGCTGCTGGTCTCGGCCATCGGCGCCTATTGGGCGGCCCAGAAGGGCGGCAACCACCGCGACGAAAACACCGTCTTTGCCGGCGTCTTCAAGCGCTTCTAA
- the trxA gene encoding thioredoxin: MALHVTDANFATEVLASDKPVLVDFWAEWCPPCKAMEPAINELAETLADSVKIVKLDVDSNPGITVQYNVRSMPTLMVFKNGEPVDLRVGAGQSRVQLIKWLETHTA, from the coding sequence ATGGCCCTGCATGTAACCGACGCCAATTTTGCAACCGAGGTGCTGGCGTCTGACAAGCCAGTGCTGGTGGATTTCTGGGCCGAGTGGTGCCCGCCCTGCAAGGCGATGGAACCGGCGATAAACGAGCTGGCCGAAACGCTGGCCGACAGCGTCAAGATCGTCAAGCTCGACGTGGACAGCAATCCGGGCATTACCGTGCAGTACAATGTCCGCTCCATGCCCACGCTGATGGTGTTCAAGAATGGCGAGCCGGTGGACCTGCGCGTCGGCGCCGGGCAGTCACGCGTTCAGCTGATCAAGTGGCTTGAGACGCACACCGCGTAA